Proteins encoded together in one Falco peregrinus isolate bFalPer1 chromosome 2, bFalPer1.pri, whole genome shotgun sequence window:
- the UBE2G1 gene encoding ubiquitin-conjugating enzyme E2 G1 isoform X1 yields the protein MTELQSALLLRRQLAELNKNPVEGFSAGLIDDNDLYRWEVLIIGPPDTLYEGGVFKAHLTFPKDYPLRPPKMKFITEIWHPNVDKNGDVCISILHEPGEDKYGYEKPEERWLPIHTVETIMISVISMLADPNGDSPANVDAAKEWREDRNGEFKRKVARCVRKSQETAFE from the exons AGCTCAACAAAAATCCAGTGGAAGGCTTTTCAGCGGGCTTAATAGATGACAATGATCTTTATCGATGGGAAGTCCTTATTATTGGTCCTCCAGATACACTATA TGAAGGTGGTGTTTTCAAGGCTCATCTTACTTTTCCAAAAGACTATCCGCTGAGGCCGCCAAAAATGAAATTCATCACAGAAATCTGGCATCCGAATG TTGACAAGAATGGTGATGTCTGCATTTCAATTCTTCatgagcctggagaagacaaatATGGCTATGAAAAACCTGAGGAACGCTGGCTTCCCATTCACACAGTGGAAACTATAATGATTAGTGTTATTTCTATGCTGGCAGATCCCAATGGTGATTCTCCTGCTAATGTTGATGCAGCG AAAGAATggagagaagacagaaatggagaatttaaaagaaaagttgcCCGCTGTGTAAGAAAAAGCCAAGAAACTGCTTTTGAGTGA
- the UBE2G1 gene encoding ubiquitin-conjugating enzyme E2 G1 isoform X2 produces MTMIFIDGKSLLLVLQIHYSGVFKAHLTFPKDYPLRPPKMKFITEIWHPNVDKNGDVCISILHEPGEDKYGYEKPEERWLPIHTVETIMISVISMLADPNGDSPANVDAAKEWREDRNGEFKRKVARCVRKSQETAFE; encoded by the exons ATGACAATGATCTTTATCGATGGGAAGTCCTTATTATTGGTCCTCCAGATACACTATA GTGGTGTTTTCAAGGCTCATCTTACTTTTCCAAAAGACTATCCGCTGAGGCCGCCAAAAATGAAATTCATCACAGAAATCTGGCATCCGAATG TTGACAAGAATGGTGATGTCTGCATTTCAATTCTTCatgagcctggagaagacaaatATGGCTATGAAAAACCTGAGGAACGCTGGCTTCCCATTCACACAGTGGAAACTATAATGATTAGTGTTATTTCTATGCTGGCAGATCCCAATGGTGATTCTCCTGCTAATGTTGATGCAGCG AAAGAATggagagaagacagaaatggagaatttaaaagaaaagttgcCCGCTGTGTAAGAAAAAGCCAAGAAACTGCTTTTGAGTGA